A stretch of the Pygocentrus nattereri isolate fPygNat1 chromosome 29, fPygNat1.pri, whole genome shotgun sequence genome encodes the following:
- the ccn1l2 gene encoding cellular communication network factor 1, like 2 — protein MYSLRSVRRHTALGALLLILCAPGKVAGGCSGPCSCPPSPPSCPLGVSWVLDECGCCKVCAQQFNQDCGPDKPCDHIKGLRCHLGAGGDPQRGLCRADAQGRPCEFGGRVFQHGEDFQPSCEHQCSCMDGVVGCMPLCPHHLPLPVGHCANPHLRTPPGRCCQEWVCDDDNHISEDPHYTQHSQHHTNHISKLLQAPSGNQARGERFQEWASLPVPFSECFPQTTEWTQCSSSCGFGISSRVTNRNPQCKLVRETRLCQIRECDITPTVRKGKECRRTVKSREPEQVTFAGCSTIKLYRLRTCGSCVDGRCCRPSQTRTVHLRFQCPDGESITRSIMWIQRCRCRKSYCSMDIDSSAPAVSLHNDIHTFSP, from the exons ATGTATTCTTTAAGGAGTGTAAGGAGACACACTGCTTTGGGCGCTTTGCTATTGATCCTCTGTGCTCCTGGAAAA GTGGCGGGTGGCTGTTCCGGGCCGTGCTCCTGCCCCCCGTCCCCTCCCTCCTGTCCGCTGGGAGTGAGCTGGGTGCTGGATGAGTGCGGCTGTTGTAAAGTGTGCGCGCAGCAGTTTAACCAGGACTGCGGCCCAGACAAACCCTGTGACCACATCAAGGGCCTGCGCTGCCACCTAGGGGCCGGAGGAGACCCGCAGCGAGGCCTGTGCAGAG CTGATGCCCAGGGTCGTCCGTGTGAGTTCGGCGGCCGCGTGTTTCAACACGGTGAGGACTTCCAGCCCAGCTGTGAGCACCAGTGCAGCTGTATGGATGGTGTGGTGGGCTGCATGCCCCTCTGCCCCCACCACCTGCCCCTTCCTGTTGGGCACTGCGCCAACCCACACCTTCGCACACCGCCTGGACGCTGCTGTCAGGAATGGGTGTGTGACGATGACAACCACATCAGCGAAGACCCCCACTATACCCAACACTCacaacaccacaccaaccaTATCAGTAAACTGCTGCAGGCACCCAGCGGCAACCAGGCCAGAGGAGAACGTTTCCAAG AGTGGGCATCACTGCCTGTCCCTTTCTCCGAGTGCTTCCCACAGACCACAGAGTGGACCCAGTGCTCCTCCTCCTGTGGCTTTGGCATCTCCAGCCGTGTGACCAACAGAAACCCGCAGTGCAAACTCGTCCGAGAGACGCGCCTTTGCCAGATTCGAGAGTGTGACATCACTCCAACTGTCAGG AAAGGTAAGGAATGCAGACGAACAGTGAAGTCCCGAGAGCCAGAGCAGGTCACTTTTGCAGGCTGCAGCACGATCAAGCTCTACAGGCTGCGGACGTGTGGCTCCTGTGTGGATGGCCGGTGCTGCAGGCCATCACAGACCCGTACGGTCCACCTACGCTTTCAGTGCCCCGACGGAGAAAGCATTACACGCAGCATCATGTGGATCCAGCGCTGCCGCTGCAGGAAGAGCTACTGTAGCATGGACATAGACAGCTCTGCTCCTGCGGTCAGCCTGCACAACGACATACACACCTTCTCACCCTGA